The proteins below come from a single Oncorhynchus tshawytscha isolate Ot180627B linkage group LG22, Otsh_v2.0, whole genome shotgun sequence genomic window:
- the tasorb gene encoding protein TASOR isoform X2, translating to MALNPEVERKTDIECLKTGELDLESCESKTNSLSAAISTTSNQNGDQTGCEDGVMPEQEASERRRSGHSAARSSDNSPLPGQRQAEELPRRNFQIPRKIKERKGLYQFLAPDSREFEGLVKILSSFYLDASSRGTFSYCKARLIHNELLEKEFIEKRRELKQEGRTDPELVESYCFLFPDKSKLPWICEKGLSVGHSRITTLGNPAMGVYLSKFSDLLQMNPFEAGSCGDIVIFKVMRGRLKSIFENMPKSVLDPTPKFDCHISKNATRVTSLLSYRAFELTQQYFYEFAFDEIKPRPRHVCPYAVVSFQYKGKESAAAPMAAHRFNSAVCEGGSKGRSSYTVWSGPLVNKGQELCQVSLRSSTRHFLPFKLTEKLEMSMGMQLDQVKRKIPSVLFSWDTYSRTREVLKCGIYCSLFEVVDGKGKATSSTLSGLIHKLERERMVLVKPLVDKGFLFLLSSTQMFNPNERRGRVEKSLQALFVFQESRGVTKFTPRLSEQEPLSAEPLPPLLASMDPFIPALHYALLKMRSTPDNKHLSTVVERQALDYLTRRDSGRAFLLPEYQQNLDERGNVHPAPRPKSNMEGLLRSYLHGLSSAYVLPIVKARDMMDRINQPPPAPAPTVPDYSPVSDWGGSGGSDRPERVERQPLERPESSRRRGGTSQTHSNGAAAGTGAPPQRSRLAQSEYDKDKMKELLKLIQLHKALVKEPGGKERAEGGDEGAWEGPHGLKRKLEEDESGAMSKYLRGAHFSNGEPSRAQGEEVENYNLAAVMESMGIYDTDLRDRGNTSQASSANETQRLLKILLSTLNKAMVQGAAVAPTDLPDHVEPSTENPLTGAPIEGRVEQARQDFFEEQTVCSLTSPFSTDSPGQQPHTSDNPSLTWELASHTDKPIPFFESQNDGNFDQRGGLEGGEKGLRGASVEQERVTKEASIERGAKGASLEREMALRGAFLEGGARDTSLEGESKVEKPARGVSLERVARPSSTLDTIVSQELHCLSNSIQGLMDNQKIYYNSQLPPRLSPRHTWQPNSSFSDFVAPYVVSVPVQGHVNTLCERMGRLVPKPRHTDSAKTPGARSTLHVPSATTHPIPSFPPPPHSLSSIPPLPSMHHLPPPPALVHSPAPVLITSPTAKPVPKTKAQPPQAKSSSSSQNRPKPVPFKQTHKNPSAAQKPSTERKSEPSASKREVYSPSQASMDSSDSTPKRPKQDAITAPSPLTPASAAGLLMGQLKPEVFSSLVEIFKDVQRNTVRFYIHSGEEEESDICVEIKEYLLSLGNTECNPQMFLENNSSLDKLLIVIQNEDISAHVNKIPALVSLKKLSTVSFAGVDSLDDVKNHTYNELFVSGGFIVSDEFVLNPDFITHDRLQAFLRFLEEQSSPENPWQWKIHNKSQKKLKELGRLNSDAMALLNLLTAYQKKHLVEFLPYHECDAQSRQAPDLDCLVKLQANHTQHRHFIFLTERRFEMFMQYSRNGIVIASIDDIMTSFHSLIGSRGQKQLPTPPPTVVHDECIEEEDMSLDSDDDSHNQVIVEHPAQSQEGVAAAGMGDSTQQPPLPESDEFRPPLPDQLNTPGRHTPSSISYSSRTPNLSNFAALKSAISQFKASNQIGRADIGSTSPGGFSVNPHQSFLCPSTQWVSYSGSSGYTASPAYPASPCSTTQEQDYRNPAAVPTTAPGSTLTSQAPLTLTDIPQPPPLPPHLKMGGTLSQSFSLPGSVSGAAGVGVGASISTVSSTSPLPITAIVASSSSLSTALTYSDPTVATTASLGLDYTQSDMVQLGYPAAVSSSANGTPTQQGDRRLSGPGESPWGLGGGTPNSQGGARPGSVSHSGLTQGGERERTGTPGGSTPGSHGGRTPVNSVESLGAGMAVPSVATRGGSIARPMLPIHGTGGSRGGEASVQPLSGGGYGCLGAMPGQMGMGRGGMGRGGMGPGSLGGYRGRGAPQRGPWPRPGVGPERPDGGGPCGPSWGYPKGRGGGQDYYSDYTYSHNYSP from the exons ATGGCCCTGAACCCTGAAGTGGAGAGAAAAACTGACATAGAGTGTCTGAAGACCGGTGAGCTCGACTTGGAGAGCTGCGAAAGCAAGACAAATTCGTTGTCAGCCGCCATCTCGACCACATCCAACCAAAATGGCGATCAGACTGGATGTGAAGACGGTGTAATGCCCGAACAAGAAGCCTCTGAGCGGCGGAGGAGCGGCCACAGTGCCGCGAGAAGCTCCGATAATTCACCTTTACCCGGCCAGAGACAGGCTGAAGAGTTGCCAAGGAGAAATTTTCAGATCCCGAGGAAGATCAAGGAACGGAAAG GGCTGTACCAGTTTCTGGCCCCTGACTCCCGGGAATTTGAGGGCCTTGTGAAGATCCTCTCCTCCTTCTACCTGGATGCATCGTCCAGGGGGACATTCTCCTACTGCAAGGCCAGGCTCATTCATAATGAGCTGCTGGAGAAAGAG TTCATTGAGAAGAGGAGGGAGCTGAAGCAGGAGGGCCGTACAGACCCAGAGCTGGTGGAGTCCTACTGCTTCCTGTTCCCAGACAAGTCCAAG CTCCCGTGGATATGTGAGAAGGGTCTGTCTGTGGGACACTCCAGGATCACTACACTAGGAAATCCTGctatgg GTGTTTATCTGTCTAAATTCTCTGATTTGCTTCAAATGAACCCGTTTGAAGCAGGCAGTTGTGGAGACATTGTCATATTTAAAGTCATGAGG GGCCGGCTGAAGAGCATCTTTGAGAACATGCCTAAGAGTGTCCTGGACCCCACACCCAAGTTTGACTGTCACATCTCCAAGAACGCCACACGGGTCACCTCGTTGCTGTCCTACAGAGCCTTTGAACTCACGCAGCAGTACTTCTATGAGTTTGCTTTTGATGAGATCAAGCCTCGGCCCAGACATGTGTGTCCCTACGCCGTGGTGTCTTTCCAGTACAAAGGCAAGGAGTCTGCTGCTGCACCTATGGCTGCACACAGGTTCAACAGCGCTGTCTGTGAAGGAGGAAGCAAAG GGAGGAGTAGCTACACTGTGTGGAGTGGGCCACTGGTGAACAAGGGACAGGAGTTGTGCCAGGTGTCTCTACGCTCCTCTACACGCCACTTCCTCCCTTTCAAACT AACGGAGAAGTTGGAGATGAGTATGGGGATGCAGCTGGACCAGGTGAAGAGGAAGAtcccctctgttctgttctcctgggACACCTACAGCAGAACCCGGGAAG tgctgAAGTGTGGGATCTACTGCAGCCTGTTTGAGGTGGTGGATGGGAAGGGTAAAGCGACCAGCAGCACTCTCTCAGGACTCATACATAAactggagagagagcggatg GTGCTGGTGAAGCCTTTAGTTGATAAAGGCTTTCTCTTCCTCTTGTCATCTACTCAGATGTTCAATCCCAACG AACGTCGGGGGAGGGTTGAGAAGAGCCTGCAGGCATTGTTTGTCTTTCAGGAGTCCAGGGGAGTCACCAAGTTCA CGCCCAGACTGTCAGAGCAGGAGCCCCTGTCAGCTGAGCCCCTGCCCCCCCTCCTGGCCTCCATGGACCCCTTCATTCCAGCCCTGCACTATGCCTTGCTCAAGATGCGCTCAACCCCCGATAACAAGCACCTCAGCACCGTGGTGGAGCGCCAGGCCCTAGACTACCTGACCAGGAGGGACAGCGGCCGGGCCTTCCTCCTCCCAGAGTACCAACAGAACCTGGACGAGAGGGGCAATGTGCACCCCGCGCCCCGCCCCAAATCCAACATGGAGGGCCTGCTGCGTTCCTACCTACACGGCCTCTCCTCAGCCTATGTCCTTCCCATTGTCAAGGCCAGGGACATGATGGACAGGATCAACCAACCCCCGCCTGCCCCAGCTCCAACTGTCCCGGACTACAGCCCTGTGTCAGACTGGGGGGGGTCAGGAGGgtcagacagaccagagagggtggagaggcaacctctagagagaccagagagcagcaggaggagaggggggacgtCCCAGACCCATTCTAACGGGGccgcagcagggacaggggcccCGCCCCAGAGGTCCAGGTTGGCCCAGAGTGAGTACGATAAGGACAAGATGAAAGAGTTGCTGAAGCTGATCCAGCTGCATAAGGCCCTGGTGAAGGAgccaggagggaaggagagggcagaggggggTGACGAGGGGGCCTGGGAGGGCCCCCACGGCCTGAAGAGGAAACTAGAGGAGGACGAATCAGGGGCCATGTCTAAATACCTACGAGGAGCCCACTTCAGCAATGGAGAGCCCAGTAGAG CCcagggggaggaggtagagaactACAACCTGGCAGCAGTAATGGAGAGCATGGGGATCTATGACACTGACCTGAGGGACAGGGGAAACACTTCCCAGGCCTCCTCAGCCAACGAGACACAGCGCCTGCTCAAGATCCTGCTCTCCACCCTCAACAAGGCCATGGTTCAAGGTGCTGCCGTGGCCCCCACCGACCTGCCTGACCACGTGGAGCCCTCCACGGAGAACCCCCTGACTGGAGCTCCGATTGAAGGGCGAGTGGAGCAGGCCCGACAGGACTTCTTTGAG gagcAGACTGTGTGCAGTCTGACCAGCCCCTTTAGCACTGACTCTCCAGGACAACAGCCACACACCTCAGACAACCCATCACTCACCTGGGAACTGGCCTCTCACACAGACAAACCTATCCCCTTCTTTGAATCTCAGAATGATGGCAACTTTGATCAGAGGGGAGGTCTGGAGGGGGGTGAGAAGGGTCTGAGAGGTGCCTCTGTGGAGCAGGAGAGGGTAACCAAGGAAGCCTCAATAGAGAGGGGAGCCAAGGGGGCTTccttggagagagagatggctctGAGGGGAGCTTTTCTGGAAGGGGGAGCCAGGGACACCTCCCTAGAGGGGGAAAGCAAGGTGGAGAAGCCAGCCAGGGGTGTTTCCCTGGAGAGGGTAGCCAGGCCGTCCAGCACTCTGGACACTATCGTAAGCCAGGAGCTCCACTGCCTCTCCAACTCCATCCAGGGCCTCATGGACAACCAGAAGATCTACTACAACTCCCAGCTGCCCCCACGGCTGTCTCCACGCCACACCTGGCAGCCCAACAGCTCATTCTCAGACTTTGTGGCTCCCTATGTTGTGTCTGTCCCTGTTCAGGGCCACGTCAACACCCTGTGTGAGAGAATGGGCCGACTAGTACCCAAACCTCGCCACACAGACTCTGCTAAAACACCTGGGGCTCGTTCTACCCTCCATGTTCCCTCCGCCACTACCCATCCTAttccttctttccctcccccgccccattccctctcctccatccctccccttccttccaTGCATCACCTTCCACCCCCGCCTGCCCTCGTCCACTCTCCTGCCCCTGTCCTCATCACGTCCCCCACCGCCAAGCCTGTCCCCAAAACCAAAGCGCAGCCCCCTCAGGCTAAGAGCTCCTCTTCTTCCCAGAACCGGCCCAAACCGGTCCCATTCAAACAGACCCACAAGAACCCCTCTGCAGCACAGAAGCCCTCGACAGAGAGGAAGTCAGAACCATCTGCctcaaagagagaggtctactctcCCTCCCAGGCCTCAATGGACTCCTCAGACTCCACCCCAAAACGGCCTAAACAAGATGCCATCACAGCCCCCTCTCCCCTTACCCCGGCGTCAGCCGCTGGACTACTGATGGGCCAGCTGAAGCCTGAGGTGTTCAGCAGCCTGGTGGAGATCTTCAAGGACGTGCAGAGGAACACGGTCAGATTCTACATCCactctggggaggaggaggagagtgacatCTGTGTGGAGATCAAG GAGTACTTGCTGAGCCTGGGCAACACGGAGTGTAACCCCCAGATGTTCCTGGAGAATAACAGCAGTCTGGATAAGTTGCTCATCGTCATTCAGAACGAGGACATCTCAGCCCACGTCAACAAG ATCCCAGCTCTGGTGTCATTGAAGAAGCTGTCCACGGTGAGCTTTGCAGGAGTTGACAGTCTGGACGATGTGAAGAACCACACCTACAACGAGCTCTTTGTCTCTGGAGGATTCATAGTGTCTGATGAGTTTGTCCTCAACCCAGACTTCATAACACACG ACCGGTTGCAGGCGTTCCTGCGGTTCCTAGAGGAGCAGAGCTCTCCAGAGAACCCCTGGCAGTGGAAGATTCACAATAAGTCCCAGAAGAAACTCAAAGAGCTGGGCAG GTTGAACAGTGATGCCATGGCTCTCCTCAACCTGCTGACAGCCTATCAGAAGAAGCACCTGGTGGAGTTCTTGCCTTACCACGAGTGTGACGCCCAATCACGTCAGGCCCCTGATCTGGACTGCCTGGTCAAGCTCCAGGCTAACCACACCCAGCACCGCCACTTTATCTTCCTCACAG AGAGGCGCTTTGAGATGTTCATGCAGTACTCCAGGAACGGCATAGTGATCGCCAGCATTGATGACATCATGACCAGTTTCCACAGCCTGATTGGCTCCAGAGGTCAGAAACAACTGCCCACACCGCCCCCCACTG tagTGCATGATGAGTGTATAGAAGAGGAGGATATGTCGCTGGACTCTGATGACGACAGCCACAACCAGGTGATCGTAGAGCATCCTGCCCAATCCCAGGAGGGGGTAGCAGCAGCGGGCATGGGGGACTCAACCCAGCAGCCCCCCTTACCAGAGTCAGATGAGTTCCGCCCCCCTCTCCCCGACCAGCTCAACACCCCTGGCCGACACAcgccctcctccatctcctactCCAGCAGAACCCCCAACCTGTCCAACTTCGCTGCTCTCAAATCTGCCATTTCCCAGTTCAAAGCCTCCAACCAGATTGGTAGGGCGGACATAGGCAGCACTTCGCCAGGAGGGTTTTCTGTCAACCCCCACCAGAGCTTCCTGTGTCCGTCTACCCAGTGGGTGTCCTACTCTGGCTCCTCCGGCTACACAGCCTCCCCAGCCTACCCCGCCTCGCCCTGTAGCACCACCCAAGAACAGGACTACAGAAACCCAGCCGCAGTACCTACTACAGCCCCAGGTTCCACTCTGACCAGCCAGGCTCCCCTCACCCTAACGGATATCCCCCAGCCTCCCCCGCTTCCTCCACATCTCAAGATGGGTGGGACTCTGTCCCAGTCGTTTAGCCTGCCTGGCTCTGTTAGTGGAGCGGCCGGGGTTGGTGTTGGAGCATCTATCTCCACAGTCAGCAGCACTAGCCCTCTGCCCATCACAGCCATAGtggcctcttcctcttctctctccactgcacTAACATACTCCGACCCTACTGTTGCCACCACAGCCTCCTTAGGCCTGGACTACACTCAGAGCGACATGGTCCAGCTTGGCTACCCGGCAGCGGTCAGCTCCAGCGCTAACGGGACCCCCACCCAGCAGGGGGACAGGAGACTTAGTGGGCCCGGGGAGAGCCCATGGGGGTTAGGAGGAGGAACCCCTAACAGCCAGGGAGGGGCCAGGCCTGGCTCTGTCTCCCATAGCGGTCTCACCcaaggtggggagagggagaggacaggcacTCCTGGTGGCAGTACCCCTGGAAGTCACGGGGGCAGGACTCCAGTGAACAGTGTAGAAAGCCTTGGAGCGGGTATGGCTGTTCCCTCTGTGGCCACCAGGGGGGGCTCAATAGCTAGGCCCATGCTGCCCATCCATGGGACTGGAGGCAGTCGAGGTGGAGAGGCCAGTGTCCAGCCACTCAGCGGTGGTGGCTACGGCTGTTTAGGTGCCATGCCTGGACAGATGGGTATGGGACGCGGCGGCATGGGACGCGGGGGTATGGGTCCCGGGTCGTTAGGGgggtacagagggagaggagccCCACAGAGAGGCCCCTGGCCCAGGCCGGGAGTGGGACCCGAACGGCCGGATGGAGGTGGACCCTGCGGACCCTCCTGGGGTTACccgaaggggaggggagggggacaagaTTACTACTCAGATTACACATACTCACACAACTACTCCCCCTGA